The Schistocerca piceifrons isolate TAMUIC-IGC-003096 chromosome 5, iqSchPice1.1, whole genome shotgun sequence genome has a segment encoding these proteins:
- the LOC124798326 gene encoding NADH dehydrogenase [ubiquinone] iron-sulfur protein 5, whose amino-acid sequence MSLGPFFRLPFTDLTGCMVNHQHYSRCAGFEMKMMDCLEAYGVERGKEKCKTLIEDFKECALRTKQKLRIREMRLERHRQYFAGERPREELYAKPPTDDSF is encoded by the exons ATGTCCCTCGGTCCTTTCTTCCGACTGCCATTTACTGATCTTACGGGCTGTATGGTCAACCATCAACACTATTCACGATGTGCCGGGTTTGAAATGAAAATGATGGATTGTTTGGAGGCTTATGGTGTTGAGAGGGGAAAGGAGAAGTGCAAGACATTAATTGAAGATTTCAAAGAGTGTGCATTGCGAACTAAACAG AAACTCCGTATTCGAGAAATGAGATTAGAGCGCCACCGACAGTACTTTGCTGGGGAACGTCCACGAGAAGAACTTTATGCAAAACCACCAACAGATGATAGTTTTTAA